The following are from one region of the Leptospira perdikensis genome:
- a CDS encoding TetR/AcrR family transcriptional regulator, translating into MKPKQKILESSFALFREKGFQATGIAEILEKAGAYKKTLYDHFPSKDDIGFEYLNYLSEQQRVVMLKVLAKANDMADFIEKWVNFIVRNQRNTSRKDCPIALFSGEISHLSQFDTYRNKAVHHVLETVETCILNFAPNLRSDLVKSLSYELYMSYLGGLRLYALTKDRKVIERMKSQMTSSAERIIKN; encoded by the coding sequence TTGAAACCAAAACAAAAAATTTTAGAAAGTTCCTTTGCATTGTTTCGTGAAAAAGGTTTTCAAGCCACTGGAATTGCAGAAATCTTAGAGAAGGCCGGAGCATATAAAAAAACTTTATATGATCATTTTCCTTCCAAGGATGACATTGGGTTTGAGTATTTAAATTACCTATCCGAACAACAACGAGTTGTTATGTTAAAGGTATTGGCAAAAGCAAATGATATGGCGGACTTCATTGAAAAATGGGTGAATTTCATTGTCAGAAACCAAAGGAATACTTCTAGAAAAGATTGTCCCATTGCCCTTTTCTCTGGTGAAATTTCTCATCTCAGTCAATTTGATACCTACAGAAATAAAGCCGTACATCATGTATTGGAAACTGTGGAAACTTGTATTCTAAACTTTGCACCGAATCTCCGATCAGATCTTGTAAAGTCTTTAAGTTATGAGTTGTATATGAGTTATCTTGGTGGGCTTAGGTTGTATGCTTTAACCAAAGATCGTAAGGTCATTGAACGAATGAAATCGCAGATGACGTCTTCTGCAGAACGTATTATCAAAAATTAA
- a CDS encoding alkaline phosphatase D family protein, producing the protein MKLQFPFVSIFLLITFLILFQFPIQGKSVESLEIGFGSCLHQDKESPILAQWKKESFDLLLLLGDNIYADSLVATEKIPAYKKQLARPEWKNIRSQTKILATWDDHDYGINDSGGEFLDKEKSREVFISQLGPLMPKGQKLGTKDGKGIFHSYWIEFKKKKIHILIPDTRYFRSPLKRSFFSYFTGKSQYRANHAEDASLLGEEQWTWLTEELGKPSDLLVFVSSIQVIPTEQPFEKWGNFPKDRGKLFQLLESAKTSDLVILSGDRHIAEIYEYPLSETRKLVEVTSSSLNVPLSFLQLEYDSEYKLGSAFREENYGTLQIQMKNGKLVWRSSVKDKIGNVVLDYPKNDSN; encoded by the coding sequence ATGAAACTCCAATTCCCCTTCGTTTCTATTTTCCTATTGATAACATTTTTGATTCTGTTTCAATTTCCCATCCAGGGAAAGAGTGTAGAAAGTTTAGAAATCGGTTTTGGGTCCTGTTTGCATCAGGACAAAGAAAGTCCAATTTTAGCACAATGGAAAAAAGAATCTTTCGATCTATTGCTTTTGTTAGGTGATAATATTTATGCAGATAGTTTGGTTGCCACAGAAAAGATTCCGGCTTACAAAAAACAATTAGCTCGGCCGGAATGGAAGAACATTCGCTCTCAGACAAAAATTCTTGCTACTTGGGATGACCATGATTATGGAATCAATGATAGCGGTGGTGAATTTTTAGATAAAGAAAAGAGCCGAGAGGTTTTTATATCCCAATTGGGACCACTCATGCCTAAAGGGCAAAAATTGGGAACAAAGGACGGGAAGGGAATTTTTCATTCTTACTGGATTGAATTCAAAAAGAAAAAAATTCATATTCTGATTCCGGACACTCGGTATTTTCGATCTCCTTTGAAACGGTCTTTTTTTTCTTACTTTACTGGTAAAAGCCAATACCGTGCAAATCATGCAGAGGATGCCAGTCTTTTGGGAGAGGAGCAGTGGACTTGGCTTACTGAGGAATTGGGCAAACCTTCTGATTTACTTGTTTTTGTTTCTAGCATTCAGGTCATTCCCACCGAACAACCGTTTGAAAAATGGGGAAACTTTCCTAAAGATAGAGGGAAGTTATTCCAACTTTTGGAATCAGCCAAAACATCAGACTTAGTCATTCTTTCCGGTGACCGACACATCGCAGAAATATATGAATATCCTTTGTCTGAGACTCGTAAGTTGGTAGAGGTCACTTCGAGTTCTCTCAATGTCCCATTGTCTTTTTTGCAATTGGAATATGATTCTGAATACAAACTAGGCTCTGCCTTCCGAGAGGAAAATTATGGAACTTTGCAGATTCAAATGAAAAATGGAAAATTGGTTTGGCGATCATCCGTCAAAGACAAAATTGGGAATGTAGTCCTCGATTACCCGAAGAATGATTCTAATTAA
- a CDS encoding Ig domain-containing protein — protein sequence MAKKNIFPITLKDCSLVLIFLFTLSCFTKEAHQSGSWVTHLLGIVSTFTAEKKMPDSSDSTLEGSYSVRSVAPNVVLENSQFLIEGENLRHLTVGQLFGEGFEKFLEFTEVTESKIIVSLFRCPDSSLVLRSSPNQENNHPISIPCLGSFDYSVRTLKLDLGQPFSPVIPIFSTNVWEILQTLGEVEFVSSPPLPVGIHLHPDTGEIKGMPTISTENQFRSYTVVARLKKNPETKLSSSVQLIVLSEEDKKSRICKSIAETSICRGSTPHSCANSSVCFISQFACETDLKCGF from the coding sequence ATGGCAAAAAAAAACATTTTCCCTATTACACTGAAGGATTGTTCTTTGGTTTTAATTTTTCTTTTTACTTTGAGTTGTTTCACAAAGGAAGCGCATCAGAGTGGATCTTGGGTTACTCATCTTCTTGGGATTGTGTCTACTTTCACAGCAGAGAAAAAAATGCCGGACTCTTCCGATTCTACTCTTGAAGGATCATATAGCGTTCGTTCTGTTGCTCCGAATGTGGTATTAGAAAATTCTCAATTTTTAATAGAAGGTGAAAATTTAAGGCATTTGACAGTGGGTCAATTGTTCGGCGAAGGATTCGAGAAGTTTTTGGAATTTACGGAAGTGACTGAATCAAAAATAATTGTTTCCCTTTTTCGGTGTCCCGATTCTTCCTTAGTTTTAAGATCTTCCCCTAATCAGGAAAACAATCACCCCATTTCCATACCTTGTCTTGGTTCTTTTGATTATTCGGTTCGGACTTTGAAATTGGATTTAGGTCAGCCGTTCTCTCCGGTTATTCCTATATTTTCGACCAATGTTTGGGAAATCTTGCAAACATTAGGTGAAGTAGAATTTGTTTCGTCGCCTCCATTGCCTGTTGGTATTCATTTACATCCGGATACCGGTGAAATCAAGGGAATGCCGACGATAAGTACAGAAAATCAGTTTCGATCTTACACCGTGGTTGCACGATTAAAAAAGAATCCAGAAACAAAACTTTCCTCTTCGGTTCAGTTAATTGTTCTTTCTGAAGAGGATAAAAAAAGTCGTATTTGTAAATCGATTGCAGAGACATCGATATGTCGTGGTTCTACACCACATAGTTGTGCTAACTCTTCTGTATGTTTTATAAGTCAGTTCGCTTGTGAAACGGATTTAAAATGTGGATTTTAA
- a CDS encoding DUF4349 domain-containing protein, translated as MKYSYDEAEESVSSAASPSPKPENTPSEPKAQKRMMIYSVNVNLQSKEIESKVTEIIKLAESYGGYALQYSSNGVVQLKIPAEKLKQFLFTLRNQSQNYSEEVSAKDVTEDYTDTEIRMENSLKMRVRLLEILKTAKTLEETLKVEAELNKVSESIERWEGRLKYLTNAIQLSSVQVQVRQKWEPVVQKEYKPGPLGYPFYYLYLGIGKVKDGLVWLFVQEIPKEKTEIPD; from the coding sequence ATGAAATACTCTTACGATGAAGCGGAGGAATCTGTATCATCAGCGGCATCACCATCGCCCAAACCAGAAAATACACCGAGTGAACCAAAAGCACAAAAAAGAATGATGATTTATTCTGTGAATGTCAATTTGCAGTCCAAAGAAATTGAATCCAAAGTTACAGAAATCATCAAACTGGCAGAATCTTATGGTGGTTATGCACTCCAATACAGTTCTAATGGAGTTGTACAATTAAAGATTCCAGCAGAAAAGTTAAAACAGTTTTTGTTTACCTTACGCAACCAATCACAAAACTACTCGGAAGAAGTTTCTGCAAAAGATGTCACGGAAGATTATACGGATACGGAAATTCGAATGGAGAACTCCCTCAAAATGCGAGTCCGACTTTTAGAAATTCTAAAAACGGCAAAAACTTTGGAAGAAACTTTAAAAGTAGAAGCGGAACTAAATAAAGTTTCTGAATCTATCGAAAGATGGGAAGGAAGATTAAAATATCTAACGAACGCCATACAATTGTCTTCTGTCCAAGTGCAAGTTCGTCAGAAATGGGAACCTGTGGTTCAAAAAGAATACAAACCAGGTCCATTAGGGTATCCTTTTTACTATTTGTATTTAGGAATTGGAAAAGTAAAAGATGGGCTTGTTTGGCTCTTCGTCCAAGAAATTCCTAAAGAAAAAACAGAAATTCCGGATTGA
- a CDS encoding 7TM diverse intracellular signaling domain-containing protein encodes MSCVRLSLILIFLSGFSLSAFPNQSRFTTILKNGTGEYPIGFHMEILTLTPDNNLKFEEVRKSNLFYESKSLSPNFGFTKNIYWVRFELQNESNVRDWFIHVSYPLLDKIEFYESNDKTWKEIITGDSYVFSQRPLEEKSFIFPVKLGSQKSKKYYFRFESEGTVQFPITVYSHERFLKLKEKENLSLGIYYGILFVLVIYNLILLFMLRDLGYLYYLLYISFYGLSQSVLNGLAFQIFWPNSPHWANISLPFVGGFSLFWGLQFTRSFLNTKKNTPTWDIIIFVLMGLMLFLMLSSFVFSYYVNIYLLASLVILFALSVFLVAVVCWDKGYKPARYFLIAWVALLFGVGIYSLKGFGILPANIVTEYGLQAGSAIEMCLLSLGLAYKIKLTNSEKNRAERRMASYKVKLQDAKLVSSRLEVELLKNNIHPHFLLNSINATIIWLDEDPETAKQLLSALSDELRAILKLTNKKTISVNEEISICKRYLEIMSLRKESKFEFKTEGISAKDLIPPIVLLTLVENGLTHGYQGKNSGTFTLKKKKDKNKTKFILFNDGLPTTKSDSLGTGIKYIKSRLQEAFPNKWDFSSKMVTGGWENTITLME; translated from the coding sequence ATGTCCTGTGTTCGGCTTAGTTTAATTTTAATTTTTTTAAGTGGATTTTCGCTTTCTGCCTTTCCTAACCAGTCTCGATTTACAACCATTTTAAAAAATGGAACTGGTGAATATCCAATTGGTTTCCATATGGAAATCCTTACCCTAACACCTGATAACAATCTGAAATTTGAAGAGGTTCGAAAATCCAATCTATTTTATGAAAGTAAATCTCTTTCCCCAAATTTTGGGTTCACAAAAAATATATATTGGGTTCGGTTTGAACTACAAAATGAATCTAATGTTCGAGATTGGTTCATTCATGTATCTTATCCATTACTAGATAAAATCGAGTTTTATGAATCGAACGACAAAACATGGAAAGAGATCATCACCGGAGATTCTTATGTATTTTCCCAAAGACCGTTGGAAGAAAAAAGTTTTATATTTCCAGTTAAACTCGGCTCTCAAAAAAGTAAAAAATATTATTTTCGATTTGAAAGTGAAGGAACTGTACAATTTCCGATTACTGTTTATTCACATGAGAGGTTTTTGAAACTCAAAGAAAAGGAAAATTTATCACTCGGGATTTATTATGGAATTCTCTTTGTATTAGTGATTTATAATTTAATTCTTTTGTTTATGTTGAGGGACTTAGGTTATTTATATTATCTTTTATATATTAGTTTTTATGGCCTTTCTCAGTCAGTACTGAATGGGCTAGCTTTTCAAATATTTTGGCCTAACTCACCACATTGGGCCAATATCAGTTTGCCTTTTGTCGGAGGTTTTTCCCTGTTTTGGGGGCTTCAGTTTACAAGAAGTTTTCTAAACACCAAAAAAAATACACCTACTTGGGATATAATCATATTTGTTTTAATGGGATTGATGTTATTTTTAATGTTATCTTCCTTCGTTTTTTCATATTATGTGAATATATATTTATTGGCCTCACTGGTTATTTTATTTGCGCTCTCTGTATTTCTTGTAGCGGTTGTTTGTTGGGACAAAGGATACAAGCCGGCCCGGTATTTTTTAATTGCTTGGGTTGCACTTTTGTTTGGTGTCGGCATTTATTCGCTAAAGGGATTTGGTATTTTACCTGCAAATATAGTTACTGAGTATGGGCTTCAAGCAGGTTCCGCTATTGAGATGTGTTTACTATCCTTGGGACTTGCTTATAAAATCAAACTCACTAATTCCGAAAAAAATAGAGCCGAAAGGCGTATGGCATCTTATAAAGTCAAATTACAAGATGCAAAGTTAGTATCTTCAAGACTTGAAGTAGAATTGTTAAAAAACAATATCCATCCCCATTTTTTATTAAATTCGATCAATGCTACAATTATTTGGTTGGATGAGGATCCAGAAACAGCAAAGCAGTTGCTAAGTGCACTTTCTGATGAATTAAGAGCCATTTTAAAGTTAACAAATAAAAAAACCATTTCCGTTAACGAAGAAATTAGTATTTGTAAACGTTATTTAGAAATTATGAGTCTTAGAAAGGAATCGAAGTTTGAATTCAAAACAGAAGGTATCAGTGCCAAAGATTTGATTCCTCCGATTGTTCTACTGACATTGGTTGAAAACGGACTAACACATGGTTATCAAGGTAAAAATTCAGGAACCTTCACCTTAAAGAAAAAAAAGGACAAAAATAAGACAAAATTCATTCTTTTTAATGATGGTCTTCCAACAACAAAGTCGGATTCACTCGGGACTGGTATCAAATATATAAAATCAAGATTACAGGAAGCGTTTCCGAATAAATGGGATTTTTCTTCCAAGATGGTCACAGGTGGATGGGAAAATACCATCACACTTATGGAATGA
- the leuA2 gene encoding 2-isopropylmalate synthase LeuA2 produces MKPNQIKIQDVTLRDGNQALRRPWTLEEKIEVFDLLIELNVDGIEVGFPSSNDTEFVASKTLAKRAPVGIPIAGLSRANETEIIRTWEAIQYANKPRMHIVYPVSDFSIRHVLKISESEVIQKIRRSVSFARSIVGPEVEIQFSGEHFGDAIENFAFTKDAFLAAIEAGANIINLPNTVERYRPMVFVNMVKEMKDFIGDKAKVSVHTHNDLGMATATSVECVYVGAEQIEVALNGLGERAGNTNLYETAIALHQNGETLGINFQRIYPTAKRIAEMTGIPIGEKTPIIGEDIFSHRSGIHQDGVAKTIKQTKGAYRTFSPEFVGRNDSETISFTNQSGHRAIQFLLEKRGIVVPNEEIHRLFEKAKTISSHENNREITEEELVDLVNGYVIAS; encoded by the coding sequence ATGAAACCAAACCAAATTAAAATCCAAGACGTTACCTTGCGGGACGGAAACCAAGCATTACGTAGACCCTGGACCTTAGAAGAGAAAATCGAAGTTTTCGATTTGCTTATCGAATTGAATGTCGATGGGATTGAAGTGGGTTTCCCCTCTTCCAACGATACAGAGTTTGTTGCCAGTAAAACCTTAGCCAAAAGAGCTCCGGTAGGAATTCCCATCGCAGGACTTTCCCGCGCGAATGAAACAGAAATTATTAGAACTTGGGAAGCCATTCAATATGCAAATAAACCTCGAATGCATATCGTATATCCTGTCAGTGATTTTTCCATTCGCCATGTTTTGAAAATCTCAGAATCGGAAGTCATCCAAAAGATAAGGAGGTCTGTTTCTTTTGCCCGATCCATCGTAGGACCGGAAGTTGAAATTCAATTTTCTGGAGAACATTTTGGAGATGCCATTGAAAACTTTGCATTCACAAAGGATGCCTTTCTTGCAGCGATTGAGGCCGGTGCCAATATCATCAACTTACCAAATACCGTAGAACGTTATCGGCCCATGGTATTTGTGAATATGGTAAAAGAGATGAAAGATTTTATTGGGGACAAAGCCAAAGTTTCTGTACATACTCACAATGATTTAGGAATGGCAACGGCAACTTCTGTGGAATGTGTTTATGTTGGTGCCGAACAAATTGAAGTGGCTTTGAACGGATTGGGAGAACGAGCAGGTAATACCAATTTGTATGAAACAGCAATCGCCTTACACCAAAATGGTGAGACATTAGGAATTAACTTTCAGAGAATTTATCCGACGGCCAAACGAATTGCGGAGATGACAGGTATTCCCATTGGAGAAAAAACACCGATCATTGGTGAAGATATCTTTTCACATCGATCAGGAATCCACCAAGATGGTGTTGCTAAGACCATAAAACAAACTAAAGGTGCCTACCGAACTTTTTCTCCTGAATTTGTGGGAAGGAATGATTCTGAAACCATTTCTTTTACCAACCAATCAGGACATAGGGCCATTCAGTTTTTATTGGAAAAACGCGGGATTGTGGTTCCAAACGAAGAAATACACAGATTGTTTGAAAAAGCTAAAACCATTTCCTCTCATGAAAACAACAGAGAAATCACCGAAGAAGAGTTAGTGGATTTAGTGAACGGTTATGTAATTGCCTCCTGA
- a CDS encoding delta-60 repeat domain-containing protein: MAIHNNKLYLGGIFQFLGPNTGGAAILNTVDGTLLDSNSCPYLELLSFSNVAISDERGGFYLAGNFSHLQGIAKQSLVHIQSNCKLDTNFDVGTGSGGSDIRDLLLVGEKIYIAGSFSTWNGSSRQNLAAVNRITGVLDTTWVPSADATVESILGDTDGIFIAGQFTSINASGIGRLAKISYDTGSTYGSFSANISAGAIRTIAIGRDVSNNKVIYAGGSFTAVSPANVKAFEMDGNMSAWNPAPNGLINDIAVLGSKVYLIGTFNLLGSTARINFAAVDNTGTVGGEDLGLSGSDTIASITEFGGKIYMLGNFTSIGGKSRRHGFSVDPSNGKISDWNPSFTTGFSYPNGKIAFSSDGSKVLVPGSYYSVNVVERNGFGSIDLNTGKPTDFNPQLTGTAIRSLHVRDHLLYAGGQFTSVLNSSRTNFFILNLNTLNLEGPAPTFNSNVESITTDENYIYVGGSFSNVAGTARSNIARLMLTNGTLDSWNPIGDGNVSSIHLLKDKVFVGGSFTNIGGSNTSYITSLNPINGINLLFPSATSFPNAYVSTIATYQNQLFIGGNFTIVGGQSTSRFSSFDLTTGSYSNQLLTTDNIVSTISIGENGKGMIGGYFTTINGSTKEGFVYYDFLNGRLLNSNVPSSGDVYKSFAVKNTHYFGGKINQVNNRPKGGFYFVELNN, encoded by the coding sequence ATGGCCATTCATAACAATAAACTTTATTTAGGTGGCATTTTTCAATTCTTAGGTCCAAATACTGGGGGAGCAGCCATTTTAAATACTGTGGATGGGACTTTACTGGATTCCAACTCCTGCCCTTACTTAGAATTACTTAGTTTTAGTAATGTAGCCATTTCTGATGAAAGGGGCGGATTTTATTTAGCAGGGAATTTTAGCCATCTCCAAGGAATCGCAAAACAAAGTTTAGTTCATATCCAATCCAACTGTAAGTTGGATACAAATTTTGATGTGGGAACCGGATCCGGTGGATCAGACATTAGAGATTTACTCTTAGTAGGTGAAAAGATCTATATTGCTGGAAGTTTTTCTACCTGGAACGGATCATCTCGCCAAAACCTCGCAGCAGTCAATCGTATTACAGGCGTTTTAGATACAACGTGGGTGCCTAGTGCCGATGCAACCGTTGAATCAATTCTTGGAGATACCGATGGAATCTTTATCGCCGGACAGTTTACAAGTATTAATGCAAGTGGCATTGGTAGGTTAGCTAAAATTTCTTATGATACGGGTTCCACTTACGGAAGTTTTTCTGCTAATATCTCTGCCGGAGCGATTCGGACCATTGCAATAGGAAGAGATGTTTCAAACAATAAAGTAATTTATGCAGGGGGAAGTTTTACTGCAGTCTCCCCGGCCAATGTCAAAGCTTTTGAAATGGATGGAAACATGTCAGCTTGGAATCCTGCACCAAATGGATTAATCAATGATATTGCAGTTTTAGGATCAAAAGTATATTTAATTGGAACCTTTAACCTATTGGGCTCCACTGCGAGAATCAATTTTGCTGCCGTTGATAATACAGGCACTGTTGGTGGTGAGGATTTAGGACTTAGCGGTAGTGATACCATTGCCTCCATCACTGAGTTTGGTGGTAAAATTTATATGCTGGGAAATTTTACTTCCATCGGTGGTAAATCGAGAAGACATGGATTCTCCGTAGATCCTTCCAATGGAAAAATTTCCGATTGGAATCCAAGTTTTACCACTGGTTTTTCCTACCCAAATGGAAAAATCGCATTTTCATCTGACGGAAGTAAGGTGTTAGTTCCAGGGAGTTATTACAGTGTCAATGTGGTAGAACGTAATGGATTTGGATCTATTGATTTAAACACAGGAAAACCAACAGACTTCAACCCTCAATTGACAGGGACTGCGATAAGAAGTTTACATGTTCGAGATCATCTTTTGTACGCAGGAGGACAATTTACTTCTGTTTTAAATAGTTCTAGAACTAATTTTTTTATTTTAAATTTAAACACTCTGAATCTAGAAGGCCCCGCACCCACATTTAACTCCAACGTCGAATCCATCACTACTGATGAAAATTATATCTATGTCGGCGGAAGTTTTTCAAATGTGGCAGGGACAGCACGTTCAAATATCGCACGTTTGATGTTAACAAATGGAACTCTTGATAGTTGGAATCCTATTGGAGATGGAAACGTTTCATCCATCCACCTATTAAAAGATAAAGTGTTTGTTGGAGGATCATTCACAAATATAGGTGGATCAAATACATCCTATATCACATCACTGAATCCAATAAACGGTATCAACTTACTGTTTCCATCAGCGACAAGTTTTCCGAATGCTTACGTTTCTACCATTGCCACTTATCAAAACCAATTGTTTATTGGTGGAAATTTTACTATAGTAGGTGGACAATCCACTTCTCGATTTAGTTCATTTGACCTTACTACTGGTTCCTATTCCAATCAATTGTTGACTACGGATAACATAGTATCCACTATAAGTATTGGAGAAAATGGCAAAGGAATGATCGGTGGTTATTTTACAACCATCAATGGATCCACAAAAGAAGGATTTGTATATTATGATTTTCTAAACGGTAGATTATTAAATTCCAACGTCCCTTCCTCAGGTGATGTATACAAATCTTTCGCAGTAAAAAATACACATTACTTCGGAGGTAAAATCAACCAAGTGAACAATCGACCGAAAGGTGGATTTTACTTTGTTGAACTAAACAATTAA
- a CDS encoding N-acyl-D-amino-acid deacylase family protein, with product MADTLIKQARIFDGSVNPSFVGDVRIKDGIIQSVSKTELKPNSGETVVDAKGLWLTPGFIDFHTHYDAEIEMAPDLSESVRHGVTTISLGSCSLSLALGDPTDLADMFSRVEAIPRKNVLSILESKKNWNSATEYKKHLNNLPLGPNVTSFAGHSAIRAHVMGLERSLTKGETPTKQELETMNKHLEEALDAGFMGLSINTLVWDKMDGSRFRSRPLPSTFANWSEYQYLNKTLRKRGKIFQGVPNVSTKINVLMFLKEGFGLFRKPLKTTVISLMDVKFDPGLYKLLNIIGRITNTIFKSDFKFQALPEPFDLYADGMDVVVFEEFAAGAKANHIEDELERKQLMKDPTYRSWFKRQWTNWFLPRVFHRNFKETKIVDAPDKSLIGKSIDEVAKEKGVHSVNAFLDLVAEHGNKVRWYTVMANHRKEPLQKIVSYPDILIGFSDAGAHLRGMAHYNFPLRMLKLVRDAELEKKPFMTMEKAVHRLTGEIGDWFGIDAGYIQEGKRADLVLIDQTKLDDSLAKDVEAPMPFMEDFKRWVRRNDETVKKVYINGKLAVDQGKPVISLGKEKGYGSFLESTIGT from the coding sequence ATGGCAGACACTCTCATCAAACAGGCGAGAATCTTTGACGGTAGCGTAAATCCATCCTTTGTAGGCGATGTAAGAATCAAAGATGGAATCATCCAATCTGTATCCAAAACAGAACTAAAACCCAACTCTGGAGAAACAGTGGTCGATGCCAAAGGACTTTGGCTCACACCAGGTTTTATCGATTTTCATACACATTATGATGCAGAGATAGAAATGGCACCCGATCTTTCTGAATCGGTTCGTCATGGTGTTACCACAATATCTCTTGGTAGTTGTTCATTAAGTTTGGCACTCGGTGATCCAACAGATTTAGCAGATATGTTTAGTCGTGTGGAAGCCATCCCTAGAAAGAATGTTTTATCCATTCTCGAAAGTAAAAAAAATTGGAACTCTGCAACCGAATATAAAAAACATTTAAACAATTTACCCTTAGGTCCCAACGTTACCTCTTTTGCAGGTCACTCCGCCATTCGCGCACATGTAATGGGACTCGAACGTTCCCTCACAAAAGGAGAAACTCCCACAAAACAAGAGTTAGAGACGATGAACAAACATCTAGAAGAAGCACTGGATGCTGGGTTTATGGGTCTTTCCATTAATACTCTTGTATGGGATAAAATGGACGGATCCAGATTTAGATCACGACCACTACCTTCTACATTTGCCAATTGGAGTGAATACCAATACCTAAACAAAACATTGAGAAAAAGAGGAAAAATCTTTCAGGGTGTTCCGAACGTTTCTACCAAAATCAATGTCCTTATGTTTTTAAAAGAAGGTTTCGGACTCTTTCGTAAACCTTTGAAAACGACAGTCATTTCTCTTATGGATGTGAAGTTTGATCCGGGTTTGTATAAATTACTCAACATCATTGGAAGGATTACCAATACTATTTTTAAGTCTGACTTTAAGTTCCAAGCACTCCCAGAACCATTTGATCTCTATGCCGATGGAATGGATGTAGTGGTCTTTGAAGAATTTGCAGCTGGTGCCAAAGCAAATCATATCGAAGATGAATTGGAAAGAAAACAACTAATGAAGGATCCAACTTACAGGTCTTGGTTCAAACGACAATGGACCAATTGGTTTTTACCTCGGGTTTTTCACAGAAACTTCAAAGAAACTAAAATTGTAGATGCTCCTGACAAATCGTTGATAGGGAAATCAATTGATGAAGTTGCCAAAGAAAAGGGAGTCCATTCGGTGAATGCCTTTTTAGACCTAGTAGCAGAACATGGAAACAAAGTACGTTGGTATACAGTGATGGCAAATCACAGAAAAGAACCGCTGCAAAAAATAGTTTCCTACCCCGATATCCTTATTGGATTTTCGGATGCTGGGGCTCACTTACGGGGAATGGCACATTATAATTTTCCTCTTCGGATGTTAAAACTAGTGAGAGATGCTGAGTTGGAAAAAAAACCATTTATGACAATGGAAAAAGCTGTCCACCGCCTAACAGGAGAGATCGGTGATTGGTTCGGAATTGATGCAGGATATATCCAAGAAGGAAAAAGGGCAGACCTCGTTTTGATTGATCAAACCAAACTGGACGATTCACTTGCAAAAGACGTAGAAGCGCCGATGCCATTTATGGAGGACTTTAAACGTTGGGTTCGTCGTAACGATGAAACCGTCAAAAAAGTTTATATCAATGGAAAACTCGCAGTGGATCAGGGAAAACCTGTCATCTCTCTCGGAAAAGAAAAAGGTTATGGTAGTTTCCTCGAGTCGACAATCGGTACTTAA
- a CDS encoding LytR/AlgR family response regulator transcription factor: MKILIVEDEIVAARGLERMLRELLGSKISSLRIEKSLIGSQCFIQENEIDLLFLDLNLDGDIGFDLLQEASAASFLTIITSGNTAEAIRAFEYGVLDFVPKPISKDRITKALEKYKTNNGQTKTRYIGIKQDDRLNLIATKDILYVQSFDKRVKVFQKNGEMLVHNKSLDSILKVLPAHFLRIHRSYIVNSKQINKIKTSAGGSYQLELNTGTKLKMGRNYYKELKAKL; this comes from the coding sequence TTGAAAATTTTAATCGTAGAAGATGAAATTGTTGCGGCTCGGGGTTTAGAACGAATGTTACGTGAACTTCTGGGAAGTAAAATTTCATCTCTACGAATCGAAAAAAGCCTAATTGGTTCCCAGTGTTTCATTCAGGAAAACGAAATTGATTTGTTGTTTTTGGATTTGAATTTAGATGGTGATATAGGTTTTGATTTGTTACAAGAGGCTTCGGCTGCTTCTTTTTTGACAATCATCACATCAGGAAATACGGCAGAGGCTATCAGAGCTTTTGAATATGGAGTTTTGGATTTTGTTCCCAAACCAATTTCAAAAGATCGAATTACAAAAGCCCTGGAGAAATACAAAACTAACAACGGACAGACAAAAACGAGATACATTGGGATCAAACAAGATGATCGCCTAAACTTAATTGCAACAAAGGATATTCTATATGTTCAGTCCTTTGATAAACGTGTTAAGGTGTTCCAAAAAAATGGAGAGATGTTGGTTCACAACAAAAGTTTAGATTCTATTTTGAAAGTATTACCTGCCCATTTTTTACGAATTCACCGTTCGTATATAGTGAATTCCAAACAAATAAATAAAATCAAAACTTCTGCTGGTGGTTCTTACCAATTGGAGCTGAATACGGGAACAAAACTGAAAATGGGTAGAAATTATTATAAAGAGCTGAAAGCAAAATTGTAA